AGCCATAGGCGATAGCGGCAAGACCTAGCAAGGCCTTATGCCTGACCCGATCAGGCTTTTGACTGAGACTGTCAAGCAAGCATGCAAATGCTGCCAGAAGAGCGGCAGCTTCAAAGACGTCATTTTTACCGACGGCAAAAATATCGGACTTGAACCAACACAACCAGAGAGCCAGTGAAATGACGTAGACGGCAAATTTATTGACCGGCAACTTGGACGGCGCGAGGACTATTTTGCTTACCATTTCTGCAGCGTAAATCGTCGCGAAGAAAAGCAGAATAACCGAGAGGGTATTTGCTGCAATCAACCCCCAGGAAGAATGAAAAAACAGCAGCGACAGCCCACCTATCAGCTCGTAGCCCTGGCTATAACTCTGGAAAGGTCCGTCACTAGACCAGAGCGTCTGGTTACGGATAAACTCGGCCAGACCGGGTAGATGATAACTGACCACATCCCAGCTCAGCTCCGGCTCCGGAGACAGAAACATCCCGGGCAAGCGCTTCAGGTAATCTGCAAGCGGACTCAGTGCCACCAGTCCAACTATCGAGAGTGCAACAGTGCCGATGCTCCAGGAGTAAGATCGCAGTTCGGAACTGAGTTCGGAACTTAGCTCAAACTTAGAGACTGTCAAACCAGGACGAATTCCATACCCCGTCCAGATCAGAATCGAAGCCGATAATGAGACAAAAACTGTCGAGGCCGTAACAAAGACCGGAGTGTAGTGACCTGCGGCACCAGGGATTAATGAGCCCAGATAGAGCAATACGGAACCAATAATGCCACAGGTTAGAAAAGTCGGCAGTTTAAGAACTCGAGCAACTTCAGCAGTCTGCAGTAGAACCGGGATGAGCGATAAATAAATCACTGTAAAGAGAGCACACATGGTCTAAGTGTGCGGTGCAACCCTTCATCCGTCATTGAATCTAATTAATAGAAAGCGGCATTTTAGCGGCTTTGGCGCCTGATTCAGTACGCCTTCTCTGGTGTTGAGGCAGTGCCAGTGCTCAAACTTAACAAGTAAGCGGTCGTTAATGCAGCAAACACGGGCATCCTGGGAAAATGACATCTCGTTTTACCTGTCGGAATCCAAGCGCATGTTGAAGACAAAAGAAGAGATCATCTGGCGTGTCGTCGATGACGAGGCATTGCTCCTCGACACTGACAGCGGCTACTACTTCTCGATGAATGACACAGCTACCGAGATCTGGTGCCTCCTCAACGAAGGCAAAAGCATCGACGACGTCGCGACGACGATATCTGAACGCTACGAAATCGACAGCGAAAGCGTCAGACGCGATGTTCAGGAGCTGATTGCCAACTTGAACAAAGAACAGATCGCCAGCCTTGGAGAATAGTCAAATGAGCGACACCACTTCCCAGCCGGTACAAACCGAAAAGCATGAAGATCTCAAGACTGCTGCGGAGAAACCAGCCGAAAAGAAACAATACAAGAAGCCGGAACTTCGCAAATACACACAGATCGATTATGTCACCGCATATGGTGTCGATTAGGTTTTAATGCATCTGAAACCGGTTGAATCAAGCTGCGATAAAAGCGTCTACGAGTTCGAGATTCTGCTGCACTTCCTCTCCCTGGAAGTCAAAACGCACAGCCAGCGCATCCACAAGTGGCTCACGAGTTACTACAGTCCTTACGATCAACGCGATATCTTCAGCGACCACTCAGCATCCTATAAACTCGAACTGGAAGAGATAGGTTCGGTCTTTGCCCACGACCTGGAAACTTCAGGCGAGGGAGTTTTCACTAAATTCTGCCTGGCCAATTCCCACTGCCATTACAGAGATGGAGTCTTCTACTCCAATGGAGAAGGTCAATTTGCGCACCAGATCGAAATAGACGTTCGTCGACGCTCGATGCGTGCAAACATCGGTGGCGAATTTATCGAGTCAGAAGAGAGCTTTATCTACAACGTAATGCGTGATGTACTCGGTAAGCTCTTGCTGCCTCTCAATAATCTTATGAGCATGCACGGAGCAGTAGTAACAAATGGCTCCAGAACGATATTTCTGGCCGGTGACAAGGGCATGGGTAAAAGCACCATCTCCCTCAAGCTGCTGGAAAACGGTTATCGCATTCTCTCAGACGACAGCCCGTTGTTTACCTTCATTGACGGTAGGACCTTGGTTCTATCATCACTGGACGAATTGAGCGTAACTACCAACACGCTTAAACTATTTCCGAGTCTGAACGAATTCGTCTCACGTCAACGCGAAATCTCTGGAAAACACTTTGTCTCTCGATCAGCCCTCGGGAAAGAGAAGGTTGCGTCTGGACCATTGCCAATTACTGATTTCATTGAGTTGAAGCGAGGTCCCTGCCAACAGCCGAGCCTGACGGAAGTCAGTAAAAATAAAGTTACCGGTGATCTGATCAGGGAGTTCATGTCGATTTTCGGTCCACAAATCACACTCTCTTCAGATCCGAAGCTTTTCAAACGAGCTACAAAATTCATATTCGACACGACCAGCGCGATGCTCCTGGAAGCCCGAGCCTTCGAGCTTCGTTATGACGACCGGGATCTGGAAAAGATACCAGAGCTAATCGCATCCACCACTGGTGGTGCAAGATGAGCGGCGCGCTATTTTGCCTGGCCAACGCCTCCATAAGCGGCGGTAATAAAGCAATTCTCGAATACGCCAGGGGACTAAAGCGCAGCGGTCAAACTGCTGAGATTTACATATGGCACGCAGATAAAAACCTGGACTGGTTCGACCATGAACTGACGGTAGTTCAAGCACCGGATATTGAAACTGCCGTAAGCGGCAACTACGCTGTCGTCTTTTTCGCAAAGGCATTTCTCATCCCACTGGCATTTTCTTCTCTCAACTCTGCAAAACCGGTGTTCATCTGTCACGATTTTGAAAGCGCCTATGCAGCTACATCATTCGACTCAATCAACCTGGAGTGCCCTCCTTTTGATGACGTCTTACGCTTGCCCATCGACATCATTACGACCTCGAGACCTGTTCAACAAATCATCAGCGAGCGCCACCAAAAGCATGCCTATTATGTGCCTCTGGCTATCGATAAAGAATTGTTTTCCAAGCAGTCAGGCCCTGCGAAAGAACGCGCCCGCAAAAGAATTCTCATGGTGGGAGACCATCTACTACCGACTAAGGGGATTCGGGACGGACTGAGGGCATTGAAGCTCCTGAACGACGAGCTGCCGGTGGAACTCGTCTTGATTACTCGAGAACACCGCGGTCAGCAGATCTTCGAGAATCTCGGATACCCGTGCGAAATTCACATACGCCCTGACGCAGAAGAATTCCCCCACATCTACGCAAGTTGCGACGCCTATTGTTGCACTTCCTGGTACGAAGGATTTGGATTACCCGCGCTTGAAGCATTCAGAATGGGGATTCCCGTCGTTTCAACCAGAAACTCCGGCGTCACCAACTATGGTATCGACGAAGAGAACCTGCTGCTGTGCAACCCAAATGACCCGACCGACTTATGCCAGAAACTGAGAAGGGTTCTTAAAGAGGAAAAGCTCCGCAACAAGCTTATTGAACAGGGGGAGATGACCGAAGACAAGTTCAATTGGGAACTCGCCGTGACTGAATTTCTTGCCTGTCAGCAGAAGATTCTTACCGACTCCGGCACAAAGACAAGAGTGACAGAATCACAGCTCGAAAAATTACTTGTTAATCTCGAAGAGGGCGGGCTCTATACACCACACGCAGTGCACGTACGATGCAGCCACATTTTTCACGAAATCGACAAAGTTCTCATGCAGCTGACCGAACAACGCATCGACTTGCTGCCGGGGTTGGAAAAGTTGCAAGGATTACGTGACGAGTTGAAACCGTTCCTTGCCATGCCGGGCGCCGAATACTACAAAAGCTGCAAAAAACGCTATGACCTCTGTCAACTAGTCATAGGTTTAGCAGATGATCATCGCTTTCTCGAACACCTTTCCAAGCTAATCGCTCAAATCAACAGGCTTGAATCAGCAGTTCCCGCCGCAGACAGGAACAGCCCTGTAGTAGCAGGGAGTAGC
This is a stretch of genomic DNA from Candidatus Melainabacteria bacterium. It encodes these proteins:
- a CDS encoding PqqD family protein, whose product is MQQTRASWENDISFYLSESKRMLKTKEEIIWRVVDDEALLLDTDSGYYFSMNDTATEIWCLLNEGKSIDDVATTISERYEIDSESVRRDVQELIANLNKEQIASLGE
- a CDS encoding glycosyltransferase encodes the protein MSGALFCLANASISGGNKAILEYARGLKRSGQTAEIYIWHADKNLDWFDHELTVVQAPDIETAVSGNYAVVFFAKAFLIPLAFSSLNSAKPVFICHDFESAYAATSFDSINLECPPFDDVLRLPIDIITTSRPVQQIISERHQKHAYYVPLAIDKELFSKQSGPAKERARKRILMVGDHLLPTKGIRDGLRALKLLNDELPVELVLITREHRGQQIFENLGYPCEIHIRPDAEEFPHIYASCDAYCCTSWYEGFGLPALEAFRMGIPVVSTRNSGVTNYGIDEENLLLCNPNDPTDLCQKLRRVLKEEKLRNKLIEQGEMTEDKFNWELAVTEFLACQQKILTDSGTKTRVTESQLEKLLVNLEEGGLYTPHAVHVRCSHIFHEIDKVLMQLTEQRIDLLPGLEKLQGLRDELKPFLAMPGAEYYKSCKKRYDLCQLVIGLADDHRFLEHLSKLIAQINRLESAVPAADRNSPVVAGSSRS